TCCCAGGTCTGCGGCCAGGCGGCTTCGCGTCACGGTCTGTTCGGTCGAGGAACTGCCGGTACCGGCCAGGACCGCAATCCGGCCGGCGACCTGCTCAACGGCTGTGGCCAGCAGCTGACTGAATTCCTCGCCGGTCAGGTTGACCGACTCACCGGTGGTGCCGCCGACGACCAGCCCATCGGTACCGGACTGCAGGTGCCAGTCGATCAGCCGCCGCCAGGCCGGAAAATCGATTGCGCCATCCGGCTGCATTGGCGTGACCAGGGCAACCAGGGAACCCTTGAACATTTCGCATTCTTCCTTGTGCGACAATGGCAGCGCGCGCCGCGTCCGGGCGTGGGCCTTTTGGTAGTGTAACGCATCAGGCGCCCGGATCGGGCCGCTCAAAAACCACAAATCGCTGATTAAACAAATATTTTACGTTCAATGACCGAATCCACCATCGTCTTGTCATCCCCCCCTCTCGACGCCACCGGCAACCGTCAGATCCGTCTCGAGGAACAGATCGGGAAACCGCTCGTCGTCTACTTTTATCCGCGCGACAACACCCCGGGTTGCACCCGGGAGGGTGAAGCCTTCCGCGACCATTACGACACGTTCCGCTCGCTGGGCTGTGAAATTCTGGGAGTGTCACGGGACACCCTCACCAGCCACGAGAAGTTTGCGGCCAAGCACGGCTTTCCGTTTCCGCTGATCGCCGACCCGGACGAAGTGTTATGTCGTCATTTCGACGTCATTCGGGAAAAGAACATGTACGGTCGCAAGGTCATGGGTATCGAGCGCAGTACGTTCCTGTTCGACGCCAGCGGCAAACTGGTCGGGGAATGGCGCAAGGTTCGCCTGCCCGGCCACGTTGAGGATGTGCTCGAAGCCGTCCGCTCGCTGCGCTGACCGAAGCCCCACCGTCCACCACCAGGAGAGCCATCACCATGGCTGATTGCCGGCGCCTGTACCTGCTTGACACCAACGTGCTGATGCACGATCCGACTGCCCTGTTCCGCTTCGCAGAGCACGATGTCTTTCTGCCGATGATCGTGCTCGAGGAGCTCGACCGGGCCAAGAAGGGCGTGTCCGAAGTCGCGCGCAACGTCCGCCAGGTCAGCCGCTTTATCGGACAGATGATGTCGCCGGGCAGTGACCTGGAACAGGGCGTTGCGCTGGTCGAACCGGACGGGCTCAAGCTCAACGTCGGTACCGGCCGCTTGCACTTCCAGACCGAGCGCTTCGAAAACGGCCAGGAACTGGTCGGCGATCGCTCGCTGGCCGATAACGAGATCCTGCTCGCCGCCCTCAGCCTCAAGCGCAAGCACAAAGATGTTCAGGTCATTCTGGTTTCAAAGGACATCAACCTGCGCATCAAGGCGGCGATCCACGGCATCACCGCGGAGGACTACTACAACGACCGGGCCCTTGACGACCTCAGCCTGCTCTACTCCGGCATCCGCGAACTGGACAACTCGTTCTGGGAAGCGCACAACACCGAGGATTCCTGGACCGACAACGGACGAACCTACTATCGCATCGGGCAGCTTGACGGTGACCAGTGGTACCCGAATCAGTGCCTGCGGCTTGACGGCAGCAACGGCATGGAAGCTATTGTCCGCAGCGTCGGCAGCCGTGAGGTCGTGCTTGAGGTCGCGCGCGACTTCCGGCGCTCCCAGCACGGCGTTTGGGGCATCCATGCGCGAAACCCGGAGCAGAACTTCGCCTTGAATCTCCTGATGGATGCCGACATCGACTTTGTCACCCTGCTCGGCACTGCCGGTACCGGCAAGACTCTGCTGGCACTGGCCGCCGGCCTGTCACAAACGCTCGATGACAAGCTCTATCGCGAGATCATCATGACCCGCGCAACCGTTTCGGTGGGCGACGAAATCGGCTATCTGCCCGGCACTGAAGAGGAAAAAATGACGCCCTGGATGGGGGCATTGACCGATAACCTCGAGGTTCTGACCGATGTCGACAACCACGGCGGCGAATGGGGGCGCGCCGTCACCAGCGAACTGCTGTCTTCGCGCATCAAGATCCGCTCGCTCAACTTCATGCGCGGACGCACTTTCCTCAACCGCTACCTGATCATCGACGAGGCCCAGAACCTCACGCCCAAGCAAATGAAGACGCTGATCACACGCGCCGGCCCGGGCACCAAGATCGTCTGCCTCGGCAACGTCGAACAGATCGACACACCGTACCTGACCGAAACCACGTCGGGGCTGACATTTGCGGTTGACCGCTTCAAGAACTGGGCGCATGCCGGTCACATTACGCTCAAACGTGGTGAACGTTCCAGACTGGCTGATTTTGCCTCGGAGGCGTTGTAGCGCGTCGGTTCGCCCATCCGTGCGACCGCGTGTCCGAGCCGTTATCTCCCGAACCCGTAACGCAGTTCGCCAACTGCGCCACCACCGGCGCTGAAACTGCGCTCGGCCGCCAGACTGCGTTGGGCCAGCGACAGTATGGTGGTGCAGCGGGTCCCGTAACGTTCGCCGACGATGAACGCAGGCGACAGGAAACGCTCCAGCTCGGCGCCCACACCGGTTTCCGGCAACTCACGATCTGGCGCGATGGCGCGGTCGTCCATCAGGTCGAACAGGCGACCCGGATCGATTTCAGCCGAGGGCCGCAAGCCCCCAAGCGCCGTCGCCACGTGCCGGGACTTGGGCCAGGGCTCGTCGAGCAGGCCGTTGGACAAGGCGTGCACACCCGGACTGACGGCTCTCGGCTCTGCATGGGTCGAGCAGTACCACAAGGACCCAGGGTCGCCGGCCAGCAGGTTGAATGGCCCATAGTCGGCACGCCGGTCGTGGACGGCTTTCACATTCTCTTCAGCCGAGCGATGACCTGAAATGAAGTCGGCCGGAAGCTCGCCGCGCGAGCGCTGACCGTTATCGGCGCGCGGATCACGAAAATTGGTCACCGCCGCCCAGCGCCCGTCCCGGCTCACGGCCAGCCAGGTGCCACCGGCCTGCTCGTCACGCCCGGCCAGCGGCCCGTCCGGCCAGTCCCACCACGCCATGGCCCGGGTCGGCCGCGCGTGAAACTCGTCCCGATTGGCCGCCAGTAGCAGGTGACGATCCTGTCCGGGTGTAAAGGCGAAAGCGATCAGGCACATGGGGAGATGGTAAATCGTAGGAAGCTAAAGGTGGGGGGCTAAAGGCTAAAGGCTAAAGGCTAAAGGCGAAAGGTGGAAGGGGAAGGGGAAGGGGAAGGGGAAGGGGAAGGGGCCGAAGACGGGAGCGGGGGCTGGCAGCAACACTGTTGAGCGGGTCAGAAGATGCCTGCTTCAAGGCCGGCCGCCATGACCATGCCAAGCGCCCGGCACTGGTCGAGAAACGCGTCGTCCCACTGGCCGCGGCAGATCAGCGAATCCTGCACCGGCTTCCAGTTCAGCCCGCCACAGATGCTCTCGATCGCCCGACGAGTTCCGGTGCCGTCCTTGCCGGCCCGGATGAACACCGCATAAGGCATCGCGTCGGTCTTGTCGATCAGATCATAGAAACAGCGGTCAAAGAAGTCCTTCAGCGCGCCGCTCATGTAGCCCAGGTTCTCGGTGGTACCGAAAATCACCGCATCCGAACCCATTACAAAATCGGCGTTCGCGTCCAGTGGCCGAACGTGATGGGCTTCGACCCCGTCAATAGCGCCATCCGAAGCGCCTTCGAGCACGGCCTGCACCATCGCCCGAGTGTTTGGTGAAGGATCATGAGCAATGAGTACAAGCCGCTTCATTACAGTCCGCGCGCCCACTCGGGCCGGAGCGGCGCGCGCCCGGGCTGCTGAATGGCCTGCTCCAGTTGTTCGAGCAGGCGTGACTTGTCGGCATTGAGCCTGCCCTTGAGCACCAGCCAGTTGGAGGCGTGATCGGAGCGAAACACGGTGTTGTCGAGTTCGAGTGCGCCGATAAAACGGCGCATCTCCCGAAACAGCCCGACGCGGTCGAGTGGCTCCCACTCGGGAAAACCCTGTCGGAAGCGTTCCTCACCCATCGGAAAGCTGACGACCAGTGTAGCCAGGTACTCCGGCTGCGTGGCGTTGGCCAGCCGGGCCGAGTGCTCGGCGTGCTGACGCGACATGACCGCACCGCCCAGTCCGTTAAGAATCATGACTGAGCGCATGATGCCGGCCTCGCCAAGCCGGTCGAGTGCGGCGCGGGTGGAATCAAAGGTTTCACCCTTGTTGACTTTCTCCAGCACTTCGTCATCGCCGGATTCGGCACCGATATAGGCCATTTGCAAACCCGCTTCACGCAGGCCGGTCAAATCGGTCAGGGACTTTCGCTTGAGATTGCGCGGCAGACAGTAACTGGATACCCGCTCGACCGAGGGCATGTGCTCGGCAATCGCTTCGAGAATGCGCATCAATCGATGGGTCGGCAGCACCAGGGCATCGCCGTCGGCCAGGAAGATCCGCCGCACCCGCGAACCGAATTGCTCCCCGCAGCGCCGGATGGTCTCCAGCACCTCGGCCTCGTTGCGCGCCCGGAATTTTTTCTGCGGCGCCGTGTACATGTCGCAGAACGTACACCGGTTCCACGAACAGCCGTCGGTCACCGGCAGAATCAGCGAGTGGGCCTCGCTGGGCGGGCGGAACACCGGCTCGACATAGCGGATGGGCTGGGTTTCAGTACGTTCAGTCATCGTGCGCAGTACTTCAGTGTAATGAATCGCAGCCGGCTGGCAAAGGCATACTTGAAGAAAACCTCAATCAGCAGCCCGCCGTGAGCAGCGGCGCCGGAAGGTCTGAATGTCGGCTACAAAACGCGCTCATCGGTAATGATTCTCGGCCGGGTGCCGCCTGTCACTTTCAAGCGCCTGGCGAACCAGCGTCCGGCCACGCGTAAAGAACAGCGCCAGCACAACGGCGGTGTAGGCAAGCGCCCAGATCCATTGACCGTCCGGCTCGGCGAGTTCCCAGCCCGCAGCGGCCAGGGCAAGGCCGCCGAAGGCGAGCAGAAACAACAGATGCGAAAGCTGACCGCGGATCGGGGATCCGGCCAGCAGATGCCAGAGGAAGGTTGTGGCATGCCAGGCTGCCGCCAACCCCGCAAGCATCACCAGGTGGGTAAGCTCGAAGTCGAATGACCGGGCCACTTCGGTCGTTCCGATATCGGCGATGTCGATGACCAGCAACACCCCATACATCCAGCCCTGCAGCCCCAGCATGACCAGATCGACCAGAAACAGCACGATGATACGCGCCGGCGAACGGGTGTCGGCTGCCCAAGTGGTATTGGCACCAGCGGTCATGTCGGCGACGTAGCCGAGCAGGGCATAGCAGGTGAAGCTCACGGTGGCCAGCAATAAGACCAACCGCAGCCAGAACGCCTGCGTATGCAATAGCGAGGTATCGCCGATGATCGCGCTGACGTACCCTGCGGATACGCTGATCAGCCCCAGCGAGACAACGACCTGACTGAGGTCGCTGACAATCGGTGCCAGTCGCAGTTCGTAAAATCCGGCGTTCACGTGCCCTTTTCTTCATCCGGCAAGATCATGCGTAATCCTCCGATACCGGCCATCAACGCAAGAGCGGCGCTGATGGCACTGACGCCGGCCATGGCCGCGAAGTGGCCGTCACCGGCCAGCCACCCGACCAGCATGGGTCCAGCCGCCAGACCGGCGCCCTGGCAGGCCGGCACCAGCGCCAGTTGCCCGGCGACCGGACCACGCCGGCCCAGCGCTGCAATCTGGTAGGGAACGACCAGGTTCCATCCAACCATGATCAATGTGCCTCCGGCGGCAAACCATAACAGGTTGTCGACCAGACCCGCCAGCACACTGCCCACGGCCAGACCGATCGAGCCCAGCC
This DNA window, taken from Pseudomonadota bacterium, encodes the following:
- a CDS encoding peroxiredoxin — encoded protein: MTESTIVLSSPPLDATGNRQIRLEEQIGKPLVVYFYPRDNTPGCTREGEAFRDHYDTFRSLGCEILGVSRDTLTSHEKFAAKHGFPFPLIADPDEVLCRHFDVIREKNMYGRKVMGIERSTFLFDASGKLVGEWRKVRLPGHVEDVLEAVRSLR
- a CDS encoding PhoH family protein, which encodes MADCRRLYLLDTNVLMHDPTALFRFAEHDVFLPMIVLEELDRAKKGVSEVARNVRQVSRFIGQMMSPGSDLEQGVALVEPDGLKLNVGTGRLHFQTERFENGQELVGDRSLADNEILLAALSLKRKHKDVQVILVSKDINLRIKAAIHGITAEDYYNDRALDDLSLLYSGIRELDNSFWEAHNTEDSWTDNGRTYYRIGQLDGDQWYPNQCLRLDGSNGMEAIVRSVGSREVVLEVARDFRRSQHGVWGIHARNPEQNFALNLLMDADIDFVTLLGTAGTGKTLLALAAGLSQTLDDKLYREIIMTRATVSVGDEIGYLPGTEEEKMTPWMGALTDNLEVLTDVDNHGGEWGRAVTSELLSSRIKIRSLNFMRGRTFLNRYLIIDEAQNLTPKQMKTLITRAGPGTKIVCLGNVEQIDTPYLTETTSGLTFAVDRFKNWAHAGHITLKRGERSRLADFASEAL
- a CDS encoding NRDE family protein, which produces MCLIAFAFTPGQDRHLLLAANRDEFHARPTRAMAWWDWPDGPLAGRDEQAGGTWLAVSRDGRWAAVTNFRDPRADNGQRSRGELPADFISGHRSAEENVKAVHDRRADYGPFNLLAGDPGSLWYCSTHAEPRAVSPGVHALSNGLLDEPWPKSRHVATALGGLRPSAEIDPGRLFDLMDDRAIAPDRELPETGVGAELERFLSPAFIVGERYGTRCTTILSLAQRSLAAERSFSAGGGAVGELRYGFGR
- a CDS encoding flavodoxin family protein; amino-acid sequence: MKRLVLIAHDPSPNTRAMVQAVLEGASDGAIDGVEAHHVRPLDANADFVMGSDAVIFGTTENLGYMSGALKDFFDRCFYDLIDKTDAMPYAVFIRAGKDGTGTRRAIESICGGLNWKPVQDSLICRGQWDDAFLDQCRALGMVMAAGLEAGIF
- a CDS encoding radical SAM protein, encoding MTERTETQPIRYVEPVFRPPSEAHSLILPVTDGCSWNRCTFCDMYTAPQKKFRARNEAEVLETIRRCGEQFGSRVRRIFLADGDALVLPTHRLMRILEAIAEHMPSVERVSSYCLPRNLKRKSLTDLTGLREAGLQMAYIGAESGDDEVLEKVNKGETFDSTRAALDRLGEAGIMRSVMILNGLGGAVMSRQHAEHSARLANATQPEYLATLVVSFPMGEERFRQGFPEWEPLDRVGLFREMRRFIGALELDNTVFRSDHASNWLVLKGRLNADKSRLLEQLEQAIQQPGRAPLRPEWARGL